One part of the Oscillospiraceae bacterium genome encodes these proteins:
- a CDS encoding polysaccharide biosynthesis protein — MFFLQSDVKKQTFLHGALILTISGIIVKFIGFIYKIPMTRIFGEETMGYYNSALSIYTTMYVLSTSGLPVTVSRMVSSAIALKKFRDTSRILKISLLVYSSISFLIAIFMLFFSKTIASWTGNDPAFEALIAVAPAIFFVSAVAGLRGFFQGHQDMMSTGISNILESFFNLVVGFSLALILLKAGFPLSTVAAGAAVGVSVSAAISLLYMFIIYLKNRNSTKLYLNQESFPATPYKQIASEFLKASLPILIGALTMNLTNTIDVFVLMNRLIVSGYTSEYANFVYGSYTSMAVLLYNMPATITAAICTSAIPALSRSYTLQQPERIKSAIDASFRMNALIAFPIAFGMSVMSGPILNILFSNRPEGVAIATPLLNILGLAVIPLSIATVSTSMLQAIKKPHIPVINIFIAGLIKFLMNYFLIANPNIRIFGAPFATFICYLIITILNLHQLKKNTGVFPSISSAFTKPLFSSVLCAAGAFLLYKAIGNFVPNLVSTVISVLFGMAIYLISLYFCKGITAKDIEILPFGKKIKKILEKIRIMR, encoded by the coding sequence GTGTTTTTTTTGCAATCCGATGTAAAAAAGCAAACCTTTTTGCACGGAGCCCTTATTTTAACAATTTCGGGAATTATAGTAAAATTTATAGGTTTTATATATAAAATTCCTATGACACGTATTTTCGGCGAAGAAACTATGGGATATTATAACAGTGCCCTTTCCATATATACAACGATGTACGTGCTTTCTACCTCGGGATTACCTGTAACTGTTTCAAGAATGGTCTCCTCTGCAATTGCTTTAAAAAAATTCAGAGATACTTCCCGTATTTTAAAAATATCTTTACTTGTCTACTCTTCAATAAGCTTTCTTATTGCGATTTTTATGCTGTTTTTTTCAAAAACGATCGCTTCGTGGACAGGTAACGATCCCGCTTTTGAAGCTTTAATTGCTGTTGCGCCTGCAATCTTTTTCGTATCTGCAGTTGCAGGCTTAAGAGGTTTTTTTCAAGGACATCAGGATATGATGTCTACGGGAATTTCAAATATTTTAGAGTCATTTTTCAATTTAGTCGTAGGTTTTTCCTTGGCTCTTATTCTTTTGAAAGCAGGCTTTCCCTTATCTACCGTAGCTGCGGGTGCCGCAGTCGGTGTTTCTGTAAGTGCCGCTATCTCTTTACTTTATATGTTTATAATATATTTAAAAAACAGAAACTCTACAAAGCTATATCTTAATCAAGAATCTTTCCCTGCTACTCCATATAAACAAATCGCATCTGAATTTTTAAAAGCAAGCTTACCTATACTCATAGGTGCTTTGACTATGAACCTTACAAACACAATAGATGTATTTGTTCTTATGAACAGATTGATTGTTTCGGGCTATACAAGCGAATATGCAAACTTTGTTTACGGTAGCTATACAAGTATGGCGGTACTTCTTTATAATATGCCCGCTACAATCACCGCAGCTATTTGCACAAGCGCTATTCCAGCTCTGTCAAGGTCATATACTTTACAACAGCCAGAGCGTATAAAAAGTGCTATTGACGCCTCCTTCAGAATGAATGCGCTTATTGCTTTTCCGATAGCTTTTGGTATGTCTGTTATGTCGGGCCCTATTTTAAATATCCTTTTTTCAAACCGTCCCGAAGGTGTTGCTATTGCTACTCCCCTTTTGAATATTCTCGGATTAGCTGTTATCCCTTTAAGCATTGCGACTGTTTCGACCTCAATGCTTCAAGCTATTAAAAAGCCTCATATTCCCGTAATAAATATTTTCATTGCCGGTCTTATAAAATTCTTAATGAATTATTTTCTTATTGCTAATCCCAATATACGTATTTTCGGCGCTCCTTTTGCAACTTTTATTTGTTACCTTATAATAACTATTTTAAATTTGCATCAGCTTAAGAAAAATACGGGTGTATTTCCAAGCATCAGTTCTGCCTTTACAAAGCCTTTATTTTCTTCGGTTTTATGCGCCGCAGGAGCATTTTTACTTTATAAAGCTATAGGCAATTTTGTTCCAAATCTTGTTTCAACCGTGATTTCGGTGCTGTTTGGGATGGCAATTTATCTCATTTCCCTGTATTTTTGCAAAGGAATTACAGCAAAAGATATAGAAATTTTGCCTTTTGGTAAAAAAATTAAAAAAATACTTGAAAAAATAAGGATAATGCGTTAA
- a CDS encoding HU family DNA-binding protein produces the protein MNKSELIAAIAAKSELSKKDAEKALAAVISSVEDALKAGDKVQLVGFGTFEVKCRNARTGRNPRTKQTIQIPASKLPVFKAGKAFKDVIAK, from the coding sequence ATGAACAAAAGCGAACTTATTGCTGCTATCGCTGCAAAATCAGAACTTTCCAAGAAGGATGCTGAAAAGGCTCTTGCTGCTGTAATCAGCTCTGTTGAGGATGCATTAAAGGCTGGAGACAAAGTTCAGTTAGTTGGTTTTGGTACATTCGAAGTTAAGTGCCGCAACGCAAGAACAGGAAGAAACCCCAGAACAAAGCAAACAATTCAGATTCCTGCTTCCAAACTTCCCGTATTCAAAGCTGGTAAAGCTTTCAAAGATGTTATTGCAAAATAA
- a CDS encoding DegV family protein — protein MSKKIHIICDSTCDLPEEVIKKYNIEIVPLFVTLGDKTFKDGVDIVPDDIYENYNKTKVLPKTAAVSPGIFEELFNKALETYDEVIYIGIGSGLSTTYQSAVIAADGNERIFVLDSQNLSTGIGLLVLKIISFIEEGKSGAEIKEQIEALVPKVDASFVIDSLEYLYKGGRCSALSALGANFLKLKPCIEVLNGKMGVGKKYRGQYETVLKQYVDERLENTDIDKSAAFITHAGVDNAIVEQLKNQVIAKGIFEKIYVTRASCTISSHCGKNTLGVLLIRNENK, from the coding sequence ATGAGCAAAAAAATCCATATTATATGCGACAGTACTTGTGACCTTCCTGAAGAAGTTATTAAAAAATACAATATAGAGATTGTTCCTCTTTTTGTTACGTTGGGAGACAAAACTTTTAAAGACGGAGTAGACATTGTTCCCGACGATATATATGAAAATTATAATAAAACAAAGGTTCTTCCAAAAACTGCCGCTGTTTCCCCCGGAATATTTGAAGAGCTTTTCAACAAGGCTCTTGAAACCTATGACGAGGTTATTTACATCGGCATAGGCTCTGGACTTTCAACTACTTATCAAAGTGCAGTCATTGCCGCTGACGGAAATGAAAGAATCTTTGTTCTTGATTCTCAAAATCTTTCTACCGGAATAGGTTTACTTGTTTTAAAAATTATATCTTTTATAGAAGAAGGCAAATCAGGCGCTGAAATCAAAGAACAAATTGAAGCTCTTGTTCCCAAGGTTGATGCAAGCTTTGTTATAGACTCTCTTGAATATCTTTACAAGGGCGGAAGATGCTCTGCTCTTTCGGCTTTAGGTGCTAATTTCTTGAAATTAAAACCTTGTATTGAGGTTCTGAACGGAAAAATGGGTGTTGGCAAAAAATACAGAGGTCAATACGAAACTGTATTAAAGCAGTATGTTGACGAGCGTCTTGAGAATACCGATATTGACAAATCTGCTGCTTTTATTACTCACGCAGGCGTTGACAATGCTATTGTAGAGCAGCTTAAAAACCAAGTTATTGCAAAGGGAATTTTTGAAAAGATTTATGTAACACGTGCAAGCTGTACTATATCTTCCCATTGTGGCAAAAATACTCTTGGTGTTCTTTTAATCAGAAATGAAAATAAATAA
- the mazG gene encoding nucleoside triphosphate pyrophosphohydrolase, which yields MLNVERFKRKEKYFFDDLVEIMAILRSENGCPWDKEQDHHSIRNNFIEEVYEAVEAIDTDNVELLKEELGDVMLQVVFHSRMSQEENKFNIDDVCDGVCKKLILRHPHIFADAKAGNSQEVLMRWDEIKKVEKSQKSVTDTLNSVSKALPSLIRSQKVQKRAAKVGFDWENTDGALNKLHEEIQELENAIKKNNKEEINEELGDLLFSCVNVARFVDCDAENSLYNACDKFISRFEKLENQAIKEGKNLSEMSLAEMDKLWDKIKLENK from the coding sequence ATGTTAAATGTTGAGAGATTTAAAAGAAAAGAAAAATACTTTTTTGATGACCTTGTTGAAATAATGGCAATTTTGCGAAGCGAAAACGGATGCCCTTGGGACAAAGAGCAAGACCATCACTCAATCAGGAATAATTTCATCGAAGAGGTTTACGAAGCTGTTGAAGCTATTGATACCGATAATGTCGAGCTGTTAAAAGAAGAATTGGGAGATGTTATGCTCCAAGTTGTTTTTCACAGCCGTATGTCACAGGAAGAAAACAAATTTAACATAGACGATGTTTGTGACGGTGTTTGTAAAAAGCTTATTTTAAGACATCCTCATATTTTTGCCGATGCTAAGGCAGGTAATTCACAAGAAGTTCTTATGCGTTGGGATGAAATAAAGAAGGTAGAAAAAAGTCAGAAAAGCGTTACAGATACTTTAAATTCTGTTTCTAAGGCTCTTCCCTCTCTTATAAGAAGTCAAAAGGTTCAAAAGCGTGCTGCTAAAGTCGGCTTTGATTGGGAAAATACAGACGGTGCTTTAAACAAACTTCACGAGGAAATTCAAGAGCTTGAAAACGCTATTAAGAAAAACAATAAAGAGGAAATAAACGAAGAGTTGGGAGATCTTTTATTTTCTTGTGTAAACGTTGCCAGATTTGTGGATTGTGATGCTGAAAACAGCTTATATAATGCTTGTGATAAATTCATTTCTCGTTTTGAAAAGCTTGAAAATCAAGCAATTAAAGAAGGTAAAAATCTTTCGGAAATGTCTTTAGCTGAGATGGATAAGCTTTGGGATAAAATAAAGCTTGAAAATAAATGA
- a CDS encoding sodium-translocating pyrophosphatase — MNFDLVLFVPLCAILAIVFSVILAVKILKADEGTERMKQISGYIKKGANAYLSRQYKAVSIFFIAMFVILLALSFITDISIFVPFAFISGGIFSALSGFFGMKIATSSNARTASAANKSLNSGLRVAFSSGAVMGFVVVGLGLLHISLWYFILKAALFDGGLFEKIESKEVLYNITSVLLTSGMGASCMALFARVGGGVFTKAADVGADLVGKVEAGIPEDDPRNPAVIADNVGDNVGDVAGMGADLYESYIGSIISTTTLAVAAGFGFGGIAVPLIIAAIGIIASIIGTFFVRTKEGASQKKLLGVLRRGTWISSILTAAAAFPVVYFILGADKIGTYFAIITGLLAGIIIGVITEYYTSDSYNPTKKLSKSSLTGSATTIISGLSLGMLSTAAPVVVIGAGIIVAFFVAGGTTTNLSPGLYGIGLAAVGMLSTLGITLATDAYGPVADNAGGIAEMSGLDEEVRKRTDALDSLGNTTAATGKGFAIGSAALTALTLIASYVETVKEIKPDFELNLNITNPVLLVGLFIGGMLPFLFAALTMESVGRAAQSIVVEVRRQFKEITGLMEGKAEPDYKNCVDICTKAAQKEIIIPAFLGVVVPVIVGLILGVDGVVGMLSGATVTGFVLAIMMSNSGGAWDNAKKYIESGEHGGKGSDAHKAAVVGDTVGDPFKDTSGPSINILIKLLSMVSIVFASLIVSFHIF, encoded by the coding sequence ATGAATTTTGATTTAGTGCTATTCGTTCCTTTGTGCGCTATTTTGGCTATTGTTTTTTCTGTAATTCTTGCAGTGAAAATTTTAAAGGCCGATGAAGGCACAGAAAGAATGAAACAAATTTCTGGCTATATAAAAAAAGGAGCGAATGCTTATTTAAGCAGGCAATATAAGGCTGTATCCATATTCTTTATTGCTATGTTTGTAATATTGCTTGCCCTTTCTTTTATAACTGATATTTCAATTTTTGTTCCTTTTGCTTTTATAAGCGGTGGAATATTTTCTGCACTTTCCGGATTTTTCGGAATGAAAATAGCTACTTCTTCAAATGCAAGAACTGCAAGTGCGGCTAATAAGAGCCTTAACTCAGGATTGAGAGTTGCTTTTTCATCAGGTGCGGTTATGGGCTTTGTTGTGGTAGGTCTTGGCCTTTTACATATTTCTTTATGGTATTTTATTCTTAAAGCTGCTTTATTTGACGGCGGTCTTTTTGAAAAAATAGAAAGTAAAGAGGTTCTTTATAACATTACATCTGTATTACTTACATCGGGAATGGGTGCTTCATGTATGGCGTTATTTGCCCGTGTAGGCGGCGGTGTTTTCACAAAGGCTGCAGATGTAGGCGCCGATCTTGTTGGTAAGGTTGAAGCAGGTATTCCTGAAGATGACCCCAGAAATCCTGCAGTTATTGCCGACAATGTAGGCGATAATGTTGGTGACGTTGCAGGTATGGGTGCAGACCTTTACGAAAGCTATATAGGTTCTATTATATCAACAACAACTCTTGCAGTAGCAGCAGGCTTTGGCTTTGGTGGTATAGCCGTTCCGTTAATTATTGCTGCTATAGGTATAATTGCTTCTATTATAGGTACATTTTTTGTTCGTACAAAAGAAGGAGCTTCTCAGAAAAAGCTTCTCGGTGTATTGCGTAGAGGTACTTGGATAAGTAGTATTCTTACAGCAGCTGCAGCTTTCCCCGTAGTTTATTTCATTCTTGGCGCTGATAAAATAGGTACTTATTTTGCAATAATTACAGGTCTTCTTGCAGGTATCATTATCGGTGTTATCACTGAATACTATACATCTGATTCTTATAATCCCACTAAAAAGCTTTCAAAGTCTTCTTTGACAGGTTCTGCTACTACTATTATAAGCGGATTGTCTTTAGGTATGCTTTCAACAGCAGCTCCTGTTGTTGTTATCGGTGCAGGTATTATTGTTGCATTCTTTGTTGCCGGAGGAACTACAACAAACTTAAGCCCTGGATTGTACGGTATAGGTCTTGCGGCTGTTGGTATGCTTTCTACTTTAGGTATTACTCTTGCAACAGATGCATACGGTCCTGTAGCAGATAATGCAGGCGGTATTGCTGAAATGTCTGGACTTGATGAAGAGGTCAGAAAGAGAACAGATGCTCTTGACTCTCTCGGAAATACAACAGCAGCTACAGGTAAAGGCTTTGCAATAGGCTCTGCTGCGTTGACAGCGCTTACACTTATAGCATCATATGTTGAAACAGTAAAAGAAATTAAACCCGATTTTGAACTTAATTTAAATATTACTAATCCTGTTCTTTTGGTAGGTTTGTTTATAGGCGGTATGCTTCCGTTCCTTTTTGCAGCACTTACTATGGAATCTGTAGGCCGTGCGGCACAGAGCATTGTTGTAGAGGTGCGCCGTCAATTTAAAGAAATTACCGGTCTTATGGAAGGTAAAGCGGAGCCCGATTATAAAAACTGTGTTGATATATGCACCAAAGCAGCTCAAAAAGAAATAATAATTCCTGCATTTTTGGGAGTTGTTGTTCCTGTTATAGTAGGCTTGATTTTGGGTGTAGACGGCGTAGTTGGTATGCTTTCCGGAGCAACAGTTACCGGCTTTGTATTGGCTATTATGATGTCTAACTCAGGTGGAGCTTGGGACAATGCAAAGAAATACATAGAAAGCGGAGAGCACGGAGGAAAAGGCTCAGATGCTCATAAAGCAGCGGTCGTAGGTGATACTGTGGGAGATCCTTTCAAGGATACATCAGGACCTTCTATTAACATTCTTATAAAGCTTCTTTCAATGGTTTCTATTGTTTTTGCAAGCTTAATAGTAAGCTTCCATATATTTTAA